From a single Pseudobutyrivibrio xylanivorans genomic region:
- a CDS encoding vWA domain-containing protein, with protein MAFNPNNYKAPEVKKLPVILLLDVSGSMQGAKIDSLYNATCDMIDTFVGAQLKEQSIDVAIITFGNEIKLHTPYTPVKELQDKGLEQFKAEGMTPMGTAIQMAKDMIDDKSVTPSRIYRPAVVLVSDGEPNDEWRGPMAMFINDGRSAKCQRFAVAIGDQADRTVLETFTENPDNVFFAANASDLADCFKTVSMSVTSTATKPDAPKTVTDDKAPAPTPVKQDDDDGDDW; from the coding sequence ATGGCATTTAATCCTAATAACTACAAGGCACCTGAAGTTAAGAAGTTACCTGTGATTTTGCTCTTAGATGTAAGCGGTAGTATGCAGGGGGCTAAAATTGATAGTTTATATAACGCTACATGTGATATGATTGATACTTTTGTTGGAGCGCAGCTTAAGGAACAGAGTATTGATGTCGCTATTATCACTTTTGGAAATGAAATTAAGCTTCATACTCCATACACGCCTGTCAAGGAACTTCAGGACAAAGGTCTTGAACAGTTTAAAGCAGAGGGTATGACACCAATGGGCACTGCTATTCAGATGGCTAAAGATATGATTGATGATAAGAGTGTTACGCCTTCCAGAATTTATCGTCCGGCAGTTGTATTGGTTTCTGATGGAGAACCAAACGATGAATGGAGAGGACCAATGGCAATGTTTATTAACGATGGAAGATCTGCAAAGTGTCAGCGTTTTGCTGTTGCTATTGGCGATCAGGCAGATCGTACAGTATTGGAAACATTTACTGAAAATCCTGATAATGTATTTTTTGCTGCAAATGCATCTGATTTGGCAGATTGTTTTAAGACCGTGAGTATGTCGGTTACCTCAACAGCAACCAAACCAGATGCTCCGAAAACTGTTACTGATGATAAGGCTCCTGCACCAACACCAGTTAAGCAGGATGATGATGACGGAGACGATTGGTAA
- a CDS encoding VWA domain-containing protein: MAKDINVLIDTSGSMAEDCKNAAVKYLLNTIASYTAVNVKNYYLVGGKCEKADAIDGLKIAYAGQISVNAVNEYFREVVEGKTLLISDGCFDVDTERAISKHRDKVVCVAIGEDAMQSNLQHCSKNNRAYLAEDIIAAMSAC, encoded by the coding sequence ATGGCCAAAGACATTAATGTTTTAATTGACACATCCGGAAGTATGGCTGAAGATTGCAAGAATGCTGCTGTTAAATACCTGTTAAACACGATAGCGTCATATACTGCTGTAAATGTTAAAAACTATTATTTAGTTGGCGGGAAGTGTGAAAAAGCAGACGCTATAGATGGATTGAAAATTGCTTATGCAGGTCAAATATCTGTAAATGCCGTAAATGAGTACTTTCGGGAAGTTGTAGAAGGAAAAACTCTTTTGATTAGTGATGGTTGCTTTGATGTTGATACAGAAAGAGCTATATCTAAACACAGAGATAAGGTTGTATGTGTGGCAATAGGTGAAGATGCAATGCAAAGCAATCTACAGCATTGCTCAAAAAATAACAGGGCATATTTGGCAGAGGATATTATTGCTGCGATGTCAGCATGCTGA
- a CDS encoding protein phosphatase 2C domain-containing protein, producing the protein MITDGVSCRGSYHEINQDCFVCKPVKNGYILVISDGMGSKKFSQFGSRAICEILLHEFEIISVPLEELDWLVYLKNCHEKWLESLKEYDITQCYSTMLVLLVQDKHLKAARLGDGFLSILVDDADYILMDQKEDYFANETDCLMAEFDEACLEVLELNFERLLGAVACSDGIEIGVMKEEEIRLFTKDFIGEYSKISANDGKKDIEGWVSSWPGMDDKTIAYMIEEVDA; encoded by the coding sequence TTGATAACAGATGGAGTGTCTTGCAGAGGTAGCTATCACGAGATTAATCAAGACTGTTTTGTATGCAAACCTGTAAAAAATGGGTATATTTTGGTGATTTCTGATGGAATGGGTAGTAAGAAATTTTCACAGTTTGGCTCAAGAGCTATTTGCGAGATTTTATTACATGAGTTTGAAATTATAAGCGTGCCTTTAGAAGAACTAGATTGGCTTGTGTATCTTAAGAATTGCCATGAAAAATGGTTGGAAAGTCTTAAGGAATATGATATCACACAATGCTATAGTACAATGCTGGTTCTTCTGGTACAGGATAAACATTTGAAAGCTGCTCGATTAGGAGATGGCTTTCTTTCAATTTTAGTTGATGATGCAGACTACATATTAATGGACCAGAAAGAGGATTATTTTGCTAATGAAACTGATTGTTTGATGGCTGAGTTTGATGAGGCATGCCTTGAAGTATTGGAATTAAATTTTGAAAGATTATTGGGGGCAGTGGCATGTTCTGACGGAATAGAAATTGGTGTAATGAAGGAAGAAGAAATTCGCTTATTTACAAAAGATTTCATAGGCGAGTATTCTAAAATTTCTGCAAATGACGGTAAAAAGGATATAGAGGGATGGGTTTCGTCATGGCCAGGGATGGATGATAAAACTATCGCCTACATGATTGAGGAGGTTGATGCTTAG
- a CDS encoding protein kinase domain-containing protein: MNQQYEDIYGNVFSLDKELSSGGQGIVYKTKEPNVLLKIEWNPQTKRINLDVVANEKFDAIRLLPIPSNTNITLPQSVLKDCVGYSMRMLDDMISFEEAFRYGDIEYRNAWLESFGDSNPEFVKGFGNYISTGGKRRRIAAFLKVAGILSTIHARGLVYCDLSDKNMYISSAQDRDVVWMIDVDNINFITVTSKRDGIFSPGYVAPEILKGKGNTFYSDIFSFAIALFWNLTGQHPYVGPQLEDKLEEEDFLSETEETFACGCDVEWIRDDEDDSNYSETPIPYDLLVGEKLNNCFKRTFSRAGRHKRLTRPTMIEWGEALAYELDNSIKCHKCEMEYNPTISDTCPWCDEKNTYVSLSCKGVNGENPVVTHMQEIGTVIKVPLRLINGFSVSELDDVLFEIESSKKEVVIRSFNNHFDFECSYDGIFQRIFGKCVIDRDTQIKVTDKSTGEKYLVDYVLKG; this comes from the coding sequence GTGAATCAACAGTATGAAGATATATATGGTAATGTCTTTAGTCTTGATAAAGAGTTAAGTAGTGGAGGCCAAGGAATTGTATATAAGACCAAAGAGCCGAATGTACTTTTGAAAATAGAGTGGAATCCGCAAACAAAAAGGATAAATCTTGATGTTGTTGCAAATGAAAAGTTTGATGCAATTCGTCTGTTACCAATTCCTAGCAATACAAATATTACGCTTCCTCAATCCGTGTTAAAGGATTGTGTTGGATATTCGATGCGAATGTTGGATGATATGATTTCATTCGAGGAAGCATTTAGATATGGTGATATAGAGTATAGAAATGCTTGGCTAGAAAGCTTTGGAGACAGCAATCCTGAATTTGTAAAAGGTTTTGGAAATTATATAAGCACTGGTGGAAAAAGAAGAAGAATAGCAGCATTTTTAAAAGTTGCAGGAATTTTGTCTACTATACATGCAAGAGGTTTAGTATATTGCGATTTGTCTGATAAGAATATGTACATATCGAGCGCACAGGATAGAGATGTTGTCTGGATGATAGATGTGGATAACATTAACTTTATAACTGTTACAAGCAAAAGAGATGGTATATTTTCGCCAGGATATGTAGCTCCGGAAATATTAAAAGGGAAAGGGAATACTTTCTATTCTGATATTTTTTCTTTTGCAATAGCATTGTTCTGGAATTTGACAGGGCAGCATCCGTATGTGGGGCCGCAATTAGAGGACAAGCTGGAGGAGGAAGATTTTCTTTCAGAGACAGAAGAAACATTTGCATGTGGATGTGATGTTGAATGGATAAGAGATGATGAAGATGATTCAAACTATTCGGAAACACCTATACCTTATGATCTTTTAGTTGGCGAAAAGTTGAATAATTGTTTCAAAAGAACCTTTTCTAGAGCTGGACGTCATAAGAGATTGACTAGACCTACAATGATTGAATGGGGAGAAGCTCTAGCTTATGAATTAGATAATTCAATTAAATGCCATAAGTGCGAAATGGAATATAATCCTACGATAAGTGATACATGTCCGTGGTGTGATGAAAAAAACACTTATGTCTCTCTTTCTTGTAAGGGAGTTAACGGAGAAAATCCTGTGGTCACACATATGCAAGAAATTGGAACTGTAATTAAAGTGCCACTAAGACTTATTAATGGATTTAGTGTTTCAGAATTAGATGATGTCCTTTTTGAAATTGAATCGTCAAAGAAGGAAGTGGTTATTCGTAGCTTTAATAACCATTTTGACTTTGAATGCAGTTATGATGGCATATTTCAGAGAATATTTGGTAAATGCGTGATTGACAGAGATACTCAGATAAAAGTTACGGATAAATCAACTGGTGAGAAATATCTTGTTGATTATGTATTGAAAGGTTGA